In Brachypodium distachyon strain Bd21 chromosome 2, Brachypodium_distachyon_v3.0, whole genome shotgun sequence, one genomic interval encodes:
- the LOC100836552 gene encoding uncharacterized protein LOC100836552 yields MAGVRQLVLAAFAVVVLAGVAVAQPRPALPSNSHRFQPGKRNQGFSCDDKKDHQVPCVETCNSRCPNECMVMCPSCKTFCMCDFYPGMSCGDPRFTGADGNNFYFHGKKDQDFCIVSDADLHINAHFIGKRNPTMSRDFTWIQALGVRFADHRFYMGAQKTVKWDDDVDRLEMVFDGAPIEIPTEFGEKWESTVVPGLTVTRTTAVNGVKVQLAGVFEIMAKVVPITEEDSRIHNYGVTDEDSLAHFDIGFKFFDLSDDVHGVLGHTYRSDYINKLSVSASMPIMGGAPSYVSSDIFATDCAVSRFGRTAAGIAMVTSKAN; encoded by the exons ATGGCCGGCGTCCGGCAACTCGTGTTAGCCGCCTTtgcggtggtggtgctcgccggcgtcgccgtcgCACAGCCGCGTCCGGCGCTGCCGTCGAACTCGCACAGGTTCCAGCCGGGGAAGAGGAACCAGGGCTTCTCCTGCGACGACAAGAAGGACCACCAGGTGCCATGCGTGGAGACCTGCAACTCACGCTGCCCCAACGAGTGCATGGTCATGTGCCCAAGCTGCAAGACTTTCTGCA TGTGTGACTTCTACCCCGGCATGTCATGCGGCGACCCGCGTTTCACGGGCGCCGACGGCAACAATTTCTACTTCCACGGCAAGAAGGACCAGGACTTCTGCATCGTCTCCGACGCCGACCTCCACATCAACGCCCACTTCATCGGAAAGCGCAACCCTACCATGAGCCGCGACTTCACATGGATCCAGGCCCTCGGCGTCCGCTTCGCCGACCACCGGTTCTACATGGGTGCCCAGAAGACCGTCAAGTGGGACGATGATGTCGACCGCCTCGAGATGGTATTTGACGGCGCACCCATCGAGATCCCCACCGAGTTTGGCGAGAAGTGGGAGTCAACCGTCGTTCCTGGGTTGACCGTCACGCGGACCACCGCCGTCAACGGTGTGAAGGTGCAACTCGCCGGAGTGTTTGAGATCATGGCTAAAGTGGTGCCCATCACGGAGGAGGACTCTCGCATCCACAACTACGGCGTGACGGACGAGGACAGCCTTGCACATTTTGACATTGGGTTCAAGTTCTTCGACCTCAGCGATGACGTCCATGGTGTGCTCGGCCACACCTACCGCTCAGACTACATCAACAAGCTCAGCGTGAGCGCTAGCATGCCGATCATGGGCGGTGCGCCCAGCTACGTCTCCTCCGACATCTTCGCCACCGACTGCGCCGTCTCTAGGTTCGGCCGCACCGCTGCCGGAATCGCCATGGTCACTAGCAAGGCCAATTAA
- the LOC100830501 gene encoding diphosphomevalonate decarboxylase MVD2, peroxisomal: protein MAAEWLLMATGRTPTNIAVIKYWGKRDEALILPVNDSISVTLDPDHLSATTTVAVSPSFPSDRMWLNGKEIALSGGRFQSCLREIRKRARDVEDEKKGIKIKKEDWEKLHVHIASYNNFPTAAGLASSAAGLACLVFTLGKLMNVKEDYGELSSIARQGSGSACRSIYGGFVKWCMGKNDDGSDSIAVQLADEAHWDDLVIIIAVVSSKQKETSSTSGMRDSVETSPLLQYRAQTVVPSRILKMEEAIKKRDFESFARLTCTDSNQFHAVCMDTSPPIFYMNDTSHRIISLVEKWNHSEGTPQVAYTFDAGPNAVLIARNRKTATLLLQRLLYCFPPQDNDLDSYMVGDKSILSDAGLQSIADVEALPTPPEMKTPNQKFKGDVSYFICSRPGAGPKVLVDESQALIDSATGLAKGV from the exons ATGGCGGCGGAGTGGTTGCTGATGGCGACGGGGCGGACGCCGACCAACATCGCGGTGATCAAGTACTGGGGGAAGCGGGACGAGGCGCTCATCCTCCCCGTCAACGACAGCATCAGCGTCACCCTCGACCCCGACCACCtctccgccaccaccaccgtcgCCGTCAGCCCTTCCTTCCCCTCCGACCGCATGTGGCTCAACGGCAAG GAGATTGCGTTGTCGGGTGGGAGATTTCAGAGCTGCCTAAGGGAGATCAGGAAACGGGCTCGTGATGTCGAGGacgagaagaaggggatcaagaTCAAGAAAGAGGACTGGGAGAAGTTGCATGTCCACATAGCATCGTACAACAATTTCCCAACCGCTGCTGGGTTGGCCTCTTCGGCTGCTGGCCTTGCGTGTCTAG TTTTCACCCTCGGAAAGCTGATGAACGTGAAAGAAGATTATGGAGAACTTTCTTCCATAGCAAG GCAGGGGTCTGGAAGTGCATGCCGTAGTATATATGGTGGATTTGTGAAATGGTGTATGGGAAAA AATGATGATGGAAGTGACAGTATTGCAGTACAGCTTGCTGATGAGGCACATTGGGATGATCTTGTTATTATCATAGCTGTG GTCAGTTCAAAGCAAAAGGAAACCAGTAGCACCAGTGGGATGCGAGACAGTGTCGAAACAAGCCCCCTCTTGCAATACAGGGCCCAG ACTGTAGTGCCAAGTCGAATATTAAAAATGGAGGAGGCTATCAAGAAACGTGATTTTGAATCCTTTGCCAGATTAACTTGTACAGATAGCAACCAGTTTCATGCTGTATGTATGGACACGAGTCCCCCCATCTTCTATATGAATGATACATCACACAG GATAATTAGCCTGGTGGAGAAGTGGAACCATTCGGAAGGAACCCCACAG GTTGCCTACACTTTTGATGCTGGGCCTAACGCTGTCCTGATAGCACGAAACCGTAAAACTGCAACCCTTCTGCTTCAGAGGCTCCTATACTGCTTCCCTCCACAAGACAATGATTTGGACAG CTATATGGTCGGTGACAAGTCGATCCTAAGCGATGCTGGATTGCAATCCATAGCTGACGTCGAGGCCCTTCCAACCCCTCCAGAAATGAAGACGCCGAATCAGAAATTCAAGGGTGATGTTAGCTACTTCATCTGCAGCAGGCCTGGGGCTGGCCCAAAGGTCCTCGTCGATGAGAGCCAAGCATTGATCGATTCAGCCACGGGGCTCGCGAAAGGGGTGTGA
- the LOC100836247 gene encoding uncharacterized protein LOC100836247, with protein sequence MARQLVVVALLAAAYLAALCIVVVAAPPPPPPPPPASSFRVLTPQGRLNAETNNCGKRKCVNVKCDSRCPDQCFLLCPSCKTLCMCDFYPGISCGDPRFTGGDGNNFYFHGKKDKNFCILSDIGIHVNAHFIGTRNHNTSRDFTWIQTLGIRFANHRLFVGAKRTIKWNKDIDRLELALDDETIDVPARLGARWESLVVPGLTITRTADTNGVRMQLKGVFDIMAIAVPVTKEDSRVHNYGVTDDDIMAHLDIGFRFQGLTDDVHGVLGQTYRPDYVNKLSVRASNPIMGGVASYVSSDIFATDCAVARFARHGGIPVVMDKLK encoded by the exons ATGGCGCGGCAGCTGGTCGTCGTCGCTCTTCTTGCAGCTGCTTATCTGGCGGCCTTGTGCATTGTCGTCGttgccgctcctcctcctcctccgccgccgccgccggcgtcgagtTTCCGTGTGCTAACACCACAAGGAAGGTTGAATGCGGAGACGAACAACTGCGGCAAGAGGAAGTGCGTCAACGTGAAATGCGACAGCCGCTGCCCCGACCagtgcttcctcctctgccccaGCTGCAAGACACTGTGCA TGTGCGACTTCTACCCTGGCATCTCCTGTGGCGACCCACGCTTCACCGGCGGTGACGGCAACAACTTCTACTTCCACgggaagaaggacaagaacTTTTGCATCCTCTCCGACATCGGTATCCATGTCAATGCCCACTTCATTGGCACTCGCAACCACAACACGAGCCGTGACTTTACTTGGATCCAAACTCTTGGGATCCGTTTCGCCAACCACCGCCTCTTTGTGGGTGCCAAAAGGACCATCAAGTGGAACAAAGACATTGATCGCCTCGAATTGGCCTTGGATGATGAGACCATCGATGTCCCCGCCAGACTCGGCGCACGGTGGGAGTCTCTCGTTGTTCCTGGACTGACCATTACGAGGACCGCTGATACCAATGGCGTGAGGATGCAGCTCAAGGGGGTATTTGATATCATGGCCATCGCCGTCCCCGTCACGAAGGAGGACTCCCGCGTCCACAACTATGGAGTAACAGACGATGACATCATGGCCCACCTGGACATCGGGTTTAGGTTCCAAGGCCTCACCGACGACGTCCATGGTGTCCTTGGTCAGACCTACCGTCCTGACTATGTCAACAAGCTTAGTGTGCGAGCTAGCAATCCGATCATGGGTGGCGTTGCTAGCTACGTATCCTCCGACATCTTTGCCACGGATTGTGCCGTTGCAAGGTTTGCCCGCCATGGTGGCATCCCCGTGGTCATGGACAAGTTAAAGTGA
- the LOC100836864 gene encoding uncharacterized protein LOC100836864 produces MRRLVCFLVVAAMVVALASAQGQKPKMAVAAKKGSKPPAGGKFETVTMGKFSKRKYEITCTDNGAPGCVVSCPDSCPNKCITFCGYCMTFCMCDLFPGMSCGDPRFTGGDGNTFYFHGKKEKDFCIVSDKGLHINAHFIGNHNPEMKRDFTWVQALGVTFRADDGGAPHRLYVGARRAVEWDEDEDHIQIALDGEPVEVEAAKKARWVSGAVPALSVTRTDTVNTVTVELDGVFSISANAVPITDEDSRVHRYGKTGKDSLVHLDLGFKFHALTDLVDGVLGQTYRPNYVTKVNVTANMPIMGGAPKYLSAGLFSTDCAVSQFRRGTAGAAIETFAS; encoded by the exons ATGCGTCGTCTGGTGTGCTTCCTGGTGGTGGCGGCCATGGTGGTGGCGCTGGCTTCGGCGCAGGGGCAGAAACCGAagatggcggtggcggcgaagaaggGCAGCAAGCCGCCGGCGGGGGGCAAGTTCGAGACGGTGACCATGGGCAAGTTCAGCAAGAGGAAATACGAGATCACCTGCACGGACAACGGCGCGCCAGGCTGCGTCGTCTCATGCCCGGACTCCTGCCCCAACAAGTGCATCACCTTCTGCGGCTACTGCATGACCTTCTGCA TGTGCGACCTGTTCCCGGGCATGTCGTGCGGGGACCCGAGGTTcacgggcggcgacggcaacaCCTTCTACTTCCACggcaagaaggagaaggacttCTGCATCGTCTCCGACAAGGGCCTCCACATCAACGCCCACTTCATCGGCAACCACAACCCGGAGATGAAGCGCGACTTCACGTGGGTGCAGGCCCTCGGGGTCACCTTCCGTGCCGACGACGGTGGCGCCCCACACCGCCTCTACGTCGGCGCCCGGAGAGCCGTGGAGtgggacgaggacgaggaccacATCCAGATCGCCCTCGACGGCGAGCCGGTCGAGGTGGAGGCCGCCAAGAAGGCCCGGTGGGTCTCCGGGGCCGTGCCGGCACTCTCCGTCACCCGCACCGACACCGTCAACACCGTGACCGTGGAGCTTGACGGCGTGTTCAGCATCTCGGCCAATGCCGTGCCCATCACTGACGAGGACTCTAGGGTCCATCGCTACGGCAAGACCGGGAAGGACAGCCTCGTGCATCTTGACCTTGGGTTCAAGTTCCACGCCCTCACCGACCTTGTCGATGGCGTGCTCGGCCAGACCTACCGCCCCAACTATGTCACCAAGGTCAACGTCACCGCCAATATGCCCATCATGGGCGGCGCGCCCAAGTACCTCTCGGCCGGCCTCTTCTCCACCGACTGCGCCGTCTCCCAGTTCCGCCGTGGCACTGCTGGCGCTGCCATCGAGACATTTGCCTCGTAG
- the LOC100830808 gene encoding probable aspartyl aminopeptidase produces MALLRLHLLRPPPRPLPALSSPWRRALPATAAAAPAVASSRLLCSNSNYPAAAPSPSIVGGLLDYLNESWTQFHATAEAKRQLLDAGFKLLSENDDWDLQPGGRYFFTRNMSCLVAFAVGEKYRVGNGFNIIAAHTDSPCLKLKPKSASFKSGHQMVNVQTYGGGLWHTWFDRDLTLAGRVILKAADGSFKHKLVKVSRPLIRVPTLAIHLDRTVNSDGFKPNLENHLAPLLATKCEETTVNSDDKKGSSSTKIAHHPLLLQVLSEEIGCGTDEIIGMELNVCDTQPSCLGGGNNEFIYSGRLDNLASCYCALRSLMDSSKMSEQLSNEKAIRMIALFDNEEVGSNSMQGAGAPTMFQAMRRIVDSLMHQSMGEGALERAITSSFLVSADMAHALHPNYPDKHEEHHRPELQRGLVIKHNANQRYATSAVTAFLFKEIARIHNLPVQEFVVRNDMGCGSTIGPILASGVGIRTVDCGIPQLSMHSVREMCGKEDIDTAYKHFKAFFEMFSDIDQKLNVDF; encoded by the exons ATGGCGttgctccgcctccacctcctccggccgccgcctcgtccgcTCCCCGCTCTCTCCTCCCCTTGGCGCCGCGCGCTgccagccaccgccgccgccgccccggcggtcgcctcctcccgcctgctctgctccaactccaactaccccgccgccgcgccctcgccCTCCATCGTCGGCGGCCTCCTCGACTACCTCAACGAGTCATGGACGCAGTTCCACGCCACCG CTGAGGCCAAGAGGCAGCTGCTTGACGCGGGGTTCAAGCTGCTCAGCGAGAACGACGACTGGGACCTGCAGCCTGGCGGCCGCTACTTCTTCACGCGCAATATGTCCTGCTTGGTTGCCTTTGCAGTTGGGGAAAA GTACAGAGTTGGCAACGGTTTCAATATAATTGCAGCCCACACTGATAGTCCATGTCTCAAGCTGAAACCAAAGTCTGCTTCCTTCAAATCGGGCCATCAGATGGTAAATGTACAGACGTACGGAGGCGGGCTGTGGCATACATGGTTTGATAGAGATCTAACATTGGCTGGGAGAGTCATCCTCAAGGCTGCAGATGGCTCATTTAAGCATAAGCTTGTCAAAGTGAGCAGGCCACTGATACGTGTACCGACACTGGCTATACATCTTGACCG CACAGTGAATTCTGACGGGTTCAAGCCCAATCTGGAGAATCATCTAGCTCCACTTCTTGCAACAAAATGTGAAGAGACTACTGTGAATTCTGATGACAAAAAGGGTTCAAGTTCCACTAAGATAGCCCATCATCCACTGCTTTTGCAA GTTCTGTCGGAAGAAATTGGTTGTGGAACAGATGAAATAATTGGTATGGAGCTGAATGTGTGTGATACCCAGCCTAGTTGCCTTGGAGGCGGAAATAACGAGTTCATTTATTCTGGTAGACTGGACAATCTTGCTTCATGTTATTGCGCTCTCAGATCTCTCATGGACTCTTCCAAGATGTCAGAACAGTTATCAAATGAGAAGGCCATAAGAATGATTGCATTATTTGATAACGAAGAG GTGGGTTCAAATTCGATGCAAGGGGCAGGTGCACCAACCATGTTTCAGGCTATGAGACGAATTGTTGACTCCTTGATGCATCAGTCCATGGGAGAGGGGGCCTTGGAGCGTGCAATAACCTCTTCCTTTCTTG TTTCCGCAGACATGGCTCATGCCCTGCACCCAAACTATCCAGACAAGCATGAAGAGCACCACAGACCTGAACTACAGAGAGGACTTGTTATCAAACACAATGCTAATCAACGTTACGCCACAAGTGCTGTAACAGCTTTTCTCTTCAAGGAAATAGCAAGAATTCATAACCTTCCAGTTCAG GAATTTGTTGTGAGGAACGATATGGGTTGCGGCTCAACTATCGGCCCCATACTTGCTTCTGGTGTTGGCATACGGACTGTTGACTGTGGTATTCCTCAGCTTTCAATGCACAG CGTTCGGGAAATGTGTGGCAAGGAAGATATAGACACTGCATACAAGCACTTCAAAGCTTTCTTTGAGATGTTCTCCGACATCGACCAGAAATTAAATGTAGACTTTTAG
- the LOC100831624 gene encoding uncharacterized protein LOC100831624, whose translation MAAARAAIMAAVVLLACAAYEVSAQPRRLPGNAQVFRPKKFGQRDQAFNCNGTNGRQETCFCDKRCPNECIMECPGCKSFCLCDFYPGVVCGDPRFTGADGNNFYFHGKKDQDFCIVSDADLHVNAHFIGKSNPTMSRDFTWIQALGIRFADHRLYMGAQKTVKWDDDIDRLELTFDGAPIEIPVKDGARWESAAVPGLTVTRTAAVNGVTVRLAGVFDIMGKVVPITKEDSRVHNYGVTEDDTLAHFDIGFKFHDLSDDVHGVLGQTYRPDYVNMLSVTASMPVMGGSPSYVSSDIFATDCTVARFGRNAGIAMVTGSAN comes from the exons ATGGCTGCAGCTCGGGCAGCGAtcatggcggcggtggtgctgctggCGTGCGCCGCCTACGAGGTGTCGGCGCAGCCGAGGAGGCTGCCGGGGAACGCGCAGGTGTTCAGGCCCAAGAAGTTCGGGCAGAGAGACCAGGCTTTCAACTGCAACGGCACCAATGGCCGCCAGGAGACCTGCTTCTGCGACAAGCGATGCCCCAACGAGTGCATCATGGAGTGCCCCggatgcaagagcttctgct TGTGCGACTTTTACCCCGGCGTGGTCTGCGGCGACCCGCGCTtcaccggcgccgacggcaACAACTTCTACTTCCACGGCAAGAAGGACCAGGACTTCTGCATCGTCTCCGACGCTGACCTCCACGTCAACGCTCACTTCATTGGGAAGAGCAACCCCACCATGAGCCGCGACTTCACCTGGATCCAGGCCCTCGGCATCCGCTTCGCCGACCACCGTCTGTACATGGGCGCCCAGAAGACCGTCAAGTGGGACGACGACATCGACCGCCTCGAGCTGACCTTCGACGGCGCTCCCATCGAGATCCCCGTCAAGGACGGCGCGAGGTGGGAATCCGCCGCCGTGCCCGGGCTGACCGTCACGAGGACTGCCGCCGTCAACGGCGTCACCGTGCGGCTCGCGGGGGTGTTCGACATCATGGGCAAGGTGGTTCCCATCACCAAGGAGGACTCACGCGTCCACAACTACGGCGTGACCGAGGATGACACCCTCGCCCACTTCGACATCGGCTTCAAGTTCCATGACCTTTCCGACGACGTCCATGGCGTGCTCGGCCAGACCTACCGCCCCGACTACGTCAACATGCTCAGCGTCACCGCCAGCATGCCGGTCATGGGCGGCTCCCCCAGCTATGTCTCATCCGACATCTTCGCCACCGACTGCACCGTCGCCAGGTTCGGCCGCAATGCCGGAATCGCCATGGTCACCGGCAGTGCCAACTAA
- the LOC100835940 gene encoding proteinaceous RNase P 2, whose product MATAAAGAAAAGARRRPRRGGSKGPNSDLSRTLTDCTRRGDAAAAMAAFDAAIVSGGPEDLRFAAHQYNQLLHLLASADRSSFPGGHPAVAASARRVFAHMLEATTAAPAEATITSLARVIASDPGGGDEAFELVATMRERYGLAPRLRSYGPVLAAFRRTGEAGKAYAVEAHMAASAVSPEEPELAALLDVSAKAGDADKVYEYMHKLRRAVACVSLETAEVLEGWFQSEKAAMAGKAEWDAQQVKDAIVANGGGCHQLGWLQNGPWVVRRATVGTDGECGGCGCCLASVDIDMEETQTFADSVSGLALERETKANFSHFQEWLEAHQEYEAIVDGANIALYQQNFADGGFSLVQLDAVVTELRDRYSGKWPLVILHNKRIAKLMENPSDRHLIETWRANGALYTSPSGSNDDWYWLYAAIGLNCLLVTNDEMRDHIFELLGSSFFHKWKQRHRVKYTFNKGKAVLLMPPPYSSEIQESETGSWHVPIEEKSGDERVRTWLCIGRTGLSKQTREVVQDVSSSETSKRAEHSAPQDQATAITGKRKDRD is encoded by the exons ATGGCTACCGCTgccgctggcgccgccgccgcgggggctCGTCGCCGGCCGAGGCGGGGCGGCAGCAAGGGGCCCAACTCCGACCTGTCACGCACGCTCACCGACTGCACCCGCCGCGgggacgcggccgccgccatggccgccttcGACGCGGCCATCGTCTCCGGCGGCCCCGAGGACCTCCGTTTCGCCGCGCACCAGTACAACCAGCTCCTCCACCTGCTCGCCTCCGCCGACCGCTCCTCCTTCCCCGGCGGTCAcccggccgtcgccgcctcggCGCGCCGCGTGTTCGCCCACATGCTCGAGGCCACGACGGCTGCCCCCGCGGAGGCCACCATCACGTCTCTCGCGCGCGTCATCGCCTCcgaccccggcggcggcgacgaggcctTCGAGCTCGTGGCCACCATGCGGGAGAGGTACGGcctcgcgccgcgcctccgctCCTACGGCCCCGTGCTCGCGGCGTTCCGGCGCACCGGGGAGGCTGGCAAGGCCTACGCGGTCGAGGCCCAcatggccgcctccgccgtctcgCCCGAGGAGCCCGAGCTCGCCGCGCTCCTTGACGTCAGCGCCAAGGCAGGGGACGCCGACAAGGTGTATGAGTATATGCACAAGCTGAGGCGGGCCGTGGCCTGCGTGAGCTTGGAGACCGCGGAGGTGTTGGAGGGCTGGTTTCAGAGCGAGAAGGCGGCAATGGCTGGTAAGGCTGAGTGGGATGCGCAGCAGGTGAAGGATGCCATTGTGGCGAATGGTGGTGGATGCCATCAGCTCGGGTGGCTTCAGAATGGACCGTGGGTGGTGCGGCGGGCGACGGTTGGGACGGATGGTGAGTGTGGCGGATGTGGATGCTGTCTAGCCTCTGTGGATATTGACATGGAGGAGACACAGACTTTTGCTGATTCTGTTTCCGGGTTGGCCCTTGAGAGGGAGACCAAAGCAAATTTCAGCCATTTTCAG GAGTGGTTGGAAGCACATCAAGAATATGAAGCTATAGTTGATGGTGCAAACATTGCACTCTATCAACAAAATTTTGCAGATGGTGGTTTCAGTTTGGTTCAG CTGGATGCTGTTGTAACAGAGTTACGAGATAGATATAGTGGGAAATGGCCACTTGTCATACTACATAATAAACGCATTGCCAAGCTTATGGAAAATCCATCTGATAGGCACTTGATTGAAACTTGGAGAGCAAATGGAGCATTGTACACGTCACCAAGTGGGTCAAATGATGACTG GTATTGGCTATATGCAGCAATTGGATTGAACTGTTTGCTCGTGACAAATGATGAAATGAGAGATCACATATTTGAGCTCCTAGGATCGTCCTTTTTCCACAAGTGGAAGCAACGACATCGG GTCAAGTACACTTTTAATAAAGGAAAGGCGGTGCTTCTGATGCCACCCCCTTATTCTTCAGAGATTCAA GAATCGGAGACAGGATCTTGGCATGTGCCGATTGAGGAGAAGTCTGGCGATGAGAGAGTTAGGACTTGGCTTTGTATTGGTAGGACGGGTCTCAGCAAACAGACCCGTGAAGTTGTCCAGGATGTATCATCATCTGAGACGTCTAAAAGAGCTGAACATAGCGCACCACAAGATCAAGCTACGGCTATAACTGGCAAAAGAAAGGATAGGGATTGA